AATAATATTATAAACTATTTTTTCTTAATTAAAATCAGAAATTGTAAAATAACAAATTGTGTGTAGTAACATATATTTTGAATAATATGAATATTTAAAAATTAATTTTAAAAAAATGTTTCATAACTAAGTTAATATCTTTAATGCAATTGAATTAACTACTATTTATCATTTTTTGTATTTATTTTTTGAATTATTAATATATTTTTAATAAATAAATCTATTATATCTTTGGAAATTATTCCATTATCATAAAAATTTTTAATTATTTTTAAGTTTTCATCATTTCTTTTTATAATTGTTTTACTATCTTTAAATTCTTTGTAAGAATATATGAATTTCACTAGCGAATAGATAATTGTAGAAATAAAAATTATTCCAGAAATCGAAACTAAGATAAGTCACGAAATAAATCAATTAAAATTTTCACCAATTCCTGGTAGTCATTTATCGTGATTTCAAGTCGCTACTTGCCATAATCCAGAGATTGATAAAAGTGAAGTCCCTATAATCACTCATAATGCTAAGACAGATTCTCTAAAAGATTTTTTATAAATTTTCTTGTCTTTTATAATAAAATTTTTCTCTTTTTTATAGATATTAATTTCTTCAAAAAGTTTAGTAAATTTTGATTTTAAATTATATTATAAATATTATGTATATAAACCAATCTCTATATTAATAAATTCTGAAATAAACAAAGATCAAAAGGAAGTTATTTATTTTAATAGAATAGTGATGCAATAAAGTTTTTAGTACTTTTTTTATTTTCTATGTTAAAATTAAATTGTGATTAGAGCCTACAACTCTCCTGAGCCGGGCACGTTAAAAAAATTGGTCATAGTTCATACCACCTGTTGAGTAGGCAACGCTAAGGGGTGGCGTTTTTTATTTTTTTAATATATCAATATTTTATTAATGAGGGTTGTTTTTAATTTTTTTTATTATAATTTAATATATAAGAATGAATGAAAGGAATAATTTATGCTTAAAAAAATTATAACTTTAACAAAAGAAGAATGAGACCAAATAAAAGATGCAGCGGAAGAGCGTGGATTAAGTTTTGGAAATTTTTTAAAAGAAAGTGTATTCATTAGAATGAGGGAAGATAAAAAATTAGACCTCGCTGGATACTTAAATAAATATGCTCCATTCGTTGATGAACAAGAACAAGCAGAATACGATGAAATGATAGCTAATGGAGAATTAGATTTAGACGATATGAGCGATGCATCAGAACTAACACTTGCAGACTTAGAAAGTGATGATGAAATATAAAGTCCAATATTCTAAACAAACAAAAAAATTTATGAAAAAAAGACCAGAAACAGGTAGAAAATTTTTTAAAACTTTTAAATGAGTATCAGAAAATAAAATAACTAACCCGTATTATTACGATATATCAGAAATAAAAGATAATAAACACAAGAATGTATTTAGATTGATAATAGAAATATATAAGGCGATTTTCAGAATTGAAAATGATAAAATTATAGTTATATTATTAAAAAGAGATATAAGAAAAGAAGTTGAATAATAAAAACCAATAACAATGCTCTTTTCTATGTTCTAATTTAAAGATAAAATCAATAAAAGATAGTCCGCAAGAGTGCGGACTTTTTATTTTAAGGTGCCAAAAGAGTATTTTAAAGAACGTAAATAACTAAGATAATGTTTATATAAAAATTAAAATAGCATTTGTAAGCTAACGCATAAAAGCAATAGAAAAAAATTGAAATATAATCTTTTTTATTTAATTTTGAAATAGTTTTTAGTTGGTTTTGTTTATAGAAAATTGTTCATTATTCTTTAAATTAGTGATTTTTATATTTTCTAAGTCGTTGATATTAATATTTTCGGCAAAAAATACTAAATCATCTAATTCGCTAAAGCCATAAATTATATTATTTTTATATTCTAAAGTAAATAAATAATTATTCATTCTCTTATATTTTTCGGGTAATTTTATTCTTAATAAAGTAGATTTTTCAATTTCTTCTTTTTGAAAAATAGATAGTTTAGTTTCTTGTTTTTCTGTTAAATTGAATAAATTTAAAGAGGATTTAGTAAAATTGAATATTTCATTATTTCCCCCATGTCTTAGTTCAACTAAACCAGGAACAATAAAAGCTGTTTCATTATTAATTAAACTATTTAATTCTATTTCAAATGATTTTTTTTCATTAAAATTTGTAAAAAGTTTTTCAATTTCAGTAATTTGGCCTTCTTTACTAATTAATAAAATTTTAAAATTAACTTCTGAATTTTCATTACTATTTAATACGTTTGTAAAATTGAAGGTTAATTTATCATTTTCTATAGAAGATGTTAAACTATTTTGAGATTTATTAATATTTTTACTAATATTAAAATCAGGATTAACAATTTTTATATTATCTGATTTTAAGGTAATTTTATCTCCGAAAGAAAATGGTTTATCATTTTCAATTTTTATTATTTTTAATTTTTCATTTAAAAATGTTCAATTTAAAGTTGATTGATCATTAAGTTTAAAATTAATATTATCACTAATTCAATCATTAGCATCTTCAACAAAAAATAAGATATTATTAGAATCTAGAAATTCTACTTTTTTTACTTTTATCTCTTTTTCTTCTTTTTTGTATATATCTTGAATACTTTTATTAAAATCTTTGTTTTCTGCTAATGTTTTTTCAAAACCATTTTGATTATTTTTAGATATTAATCTAAAAGGATTTCATTTATAATCTTTGTTTAAACTTTTTATATCAAATATAATGTTATTAGAATCGTATATTCCCTTTATTACACTTATTTCATTAATATTATTTATTAAATAAAGTTTCTTTTCTGTAGTTTTATCTTGATCGAACTCTAAAGTGTCGGAATTAATAATTATTTTGTCACTCTTTAATTCACCCAATTCATAATTTGATAAAGTTAAAAGTTGCTTATTTGTATTAAAAAAAATGTTTGAAAACAGCTTTGTTTTAGAATCTAAATATATGCTTGTTATAGCGTATTTACTTTTCTTTCATTCTGAAGGAATAGAAATAACAATTTTGTTATTAGTTATTTCTGCTGATTTTGTTAAATTAATTGAAGAATCATTTTCTTTTTCTAATTTATAGGATATTTGTTTTGGACTAAAAAGTTCATTAAAATTTATAACTATTTCAGATTTTCTTTCAGAAGGAACAATTTCAAATAAAGGTCAATTCAACTCAAATTCACTTATATTTACTTTTGTTGTCATATTTTCAGAAAGAGTTATTTTATATTTCCCTTTTTCTAATGCTGTTTTTTCTGGAATTTCTACTCTTCAAAAATTGCCATTTTCTTTATTAATTAATGTAGCGATAAAACTTTGATTATTAATAAAAACATTTTTATTATCGCTTTTTTTATCTTCAGTTTTTAAATAAATAAATCAATTATTTTCACTTTTTGTTATTTCAACTTCTTTTTTATCTAAATTAACATCGCTTTGAACAACGTTTTTATTTTTAACTATAGCAATAATCGAACCTATAGTCGCTAAAGAAACTATAGGAACACCAAAAATAAATAACTTCTTTAATATACTTTTTTTAACCATTTAACTCTCCAAAATAATTATTATTTTTCGAAAAATATATAATTAAAATTATAGCAAATAAAGAAAGTAAATACTGAATATAAAAAATATTTTAGTAAATAAATTGATTTATATTTAAATTCTTTTTTAGAATTTCTAATAACACTAATAAAGATTCGCAAAAATTAATAAACAAAAAAATAAAACTTATTTTTATTTATATTTTTACCATTTCAATAAAGTAAAGAAAATGGCTAAATAATTGATAATTATTTTAATTTTTAGTATTTATTTTATTTTTATTTTATAATTTTTTTATATTTAAATTAATCAAGGAGAAAATATGCATTTTCAGAAAGAATTAGAAAATAAAATTCAATCAAAAAATAAAGAATTTAATACTAAGAAAACCATTTTATTAATTGACGGAGATGATGAAAGAGCTATTAAAGCTGCTGAATTAATTGCTAAAAGTGGATTATTAAACGCTGTTTTACTAGTAAATAAAAAAAACGATGATGTTTCCAATAATATAAAACAAGAAGTTGTAAGTTTAGAAAAACAAAAAGAATATGCAAACTTATTTCTAGAATTAAGAAAAGGAAAAGAAACTCCAGAATCAGCTGAAAAATCTATGAAAAACAATCCTTTTTATGCAATGATGATGTTAAAAAATAAAGAAGTAGATGGAATAGTTGGAGGGTTGAATTATACAACGGCAGATATTTTAAGAGCTGCTTTTAAAGTGATAGGTCCTAAACAAGGAATAAAAACTATTTCTTCGGCAATGATTATGCACAAAGAAGAAGAAAAATTTATTTTTTCAGACATTTCTGTAAATATAAAACCAAATTCTGATCAACTAGCAGAAATAGGGATAAATGCAAAAGAATTTGCTAAAAATTTAGGATTAGATACTAATGTAGCTTTTCTTTCTTTTTCAACAGATTCATCCGCAGTTAGTGAAGAATCTAAATTAGTAGCTGATGCAGTAGAAAAATATAATTCTATTTCTAAAGATAAAAAAGCTATCGGAGAAATACAATTTGATGCTGCAATAGATCCTAAAGTAAGACAAGCTAAATACAAAAAAGAATCATATTCAGGTAAAACTAATATTTTTGTATTCCCAAATTTAGATGCAGGAAACATTGGTTATAAAATTGCACAAAGATTAGGTAATTATGGTGCAATCGGTCCTGTTATCACAGGAATAGCTGAACCTGTTAATGATTTATCTAGAGGTTCAACAGTTGAAGATGTTTATAATACTATTTTAATAACTACATTACAAAGTTTTAAGGAGGAAAAATAATGGGTGGAAAAGTATTAGTAATTAATGCCGGTTCCTCTTCTATGAAATGATCATTATTTTCAAAAAATGATTTTTCAATCGTTGCATCTGGAATTGCGGAAAGAGTTGGAATTGAAGGTTCTTTTTTAAAAATAAACTTTGAAGGTTCAGAAATTAAAAAAGAAATAAAATTAAATGATCATAAAGCGGCAGCAATTGAAACATTAAAACTTTGACAAAAACATAAAATAGTAAAAAAAATAAATGAAGTTGAATTAATTGGTTTTAGAGTTGTGCACGGGGGAGAATATTTTAATGATTCTATTAAAATTGATTCTAAGGTTATTGAATTAATTGGTGAATGTTCAAAATTTGCTCCATTACATAATCCAGGAGCATTGCAAGCAATTAATGCTATGTTAGATATTTTACCAAACGCTAAAATGAGCGCTACTTTTGACACAGCATTTCACACTACAATTCCTAGCATAAATTCTCAATATGGAATTAATAGAGAATTTGCTCAAAAATGAGGAATCAAAAAATACGGAATGCACGGAATTAGCCATAAATTCATTACACTTAAATTACAAGAAATCTTAAATAAAAACTCTGTTAACTTTGTTAATTTACACATCGGAAATGGTGCATCTCTTTGTGCGGTAAAAGATTCAAAATCATTTGATACTTCAATGGGATTTACTCCTTTAGCAGGAATAATGATGGGAACTAGAAGTGGTGATATCGATCCTGCAATACACGAATATGCTACTGAAGTTGCAGGAATGTCTTTAAAAGAATTCACTAATTTACTAAATAAAAACTCTGGATTATTAGGAGTTTCTGGTATTTCTTCTGACATGAGAGACTTAGTTAAAAGATATAAAGAAAATGATGAAAATGCAATTTTTACTTTAAATTTATATGCTCAAAAAATTGTTGATTATTTAGCTAACTATATAAATAAAGTTGGTAAAAAAATAGATGCATTAGTATTTACTGCAGGTATTGGTGAAAACTCTAGTTTTATTAGAGAATTAGTGATTGAAAAATTAGATTTACCTAATTTAAATATTGAATTAGATCAAAATAAGAACAATATTTCTCCTTCTGAAATAAAAGATTATTTATTAATTTCTTCTAATAATTCACAGATTCCCGTTTATGTAATTAGAACAAATGAAGAATTATTAATTGCACAAGATGCAGTCAAACTATATGAATAAAGCTATTTTCCCCGGAAGTTTTGACCCTTTTCATAGAGGACATTTATCAATTTTAGAAAAGGCTTTAAAATTATTTGATTTTGTATATTTAGTAATAACTTTAAATCCAGATAAAAATCAACGCTCTTCTTTTGAAAGTAAAAGAAAAATCGTTGAACAACAAATTAAGCACTTAAAAAATGTAGAAATTCTTATTAATCAAGACAAATTAACTGCTGAATTAGCTAAAGAATTAAATGTTAATTTTCTAATTAGATCTGCAAGAAATGATATTGATTTTAATTATGAAATAGAATTAGCTGTAGGTAATAAAGCAATTAATAATAGCTTAGAAACAATTTTATTCTTTCCTGATGAAAATAATATAAAAATTAGCTCAACTTTAGAAAGACATAAAAATTTCTACAAAAATAAAGGAAAATAATGTGAAAATTTTTAATTTCATCTTCTAATAAAGCTAATTGATTAAAACATGATAATAAAGAAATTTGTTTTATAGGACGTTCTAATGTTGGTAAATCTTCACTTATTAATGCTTTAGCAAATAATAAAATTGCCAAAACTTCTAATACACCCGGAAGAACACAACTCATTAATTTTTTTCAAAATCAAAATACAAATATTATAGTTGATTTACCAGGTTATGGATATGCCAAGATGTCTAAAAGCTTATCAGCTAAAATGTTTGATATGATTGAAGAATATTTTAGCTTACGAGAAAATTTATTAACTACTTTTTTACTT
This genomic interval from Mesomycoplasma molare contains the following:
- a CDS encoding phosphate acetyltransferase produces the protein MHFQKELENKIQSKNKEFNTKKTILLIDGDDERAIKAAELIAKSGLLNAVLLVNKKNDDVSNNIKQEVVSLEKQKEYANLFLELRKGKETPESAEKSMKNNPFYAMMMLKNKEVDGIVGGLNYTTADILRAAFKVIGPKQGIKTISSAMIMHKEEEKFIFSDISVNIKPNSDQLAEIGINAKEFAKNLGLDTNVAFLSFSTDSSAVSEESKLVADAVEKYNSISKDKKAIGEIQFDAAIDPKVRQAKYKKESYSGKTNIFVFPNLDAGNIGYKIAQRLGNYGAIGPVITGIAEPVNDLSRGSTVEDVYNTILITTLQSFKEEK
- a CDS encoding acetate/propionate family kinase, yielding MGGKVLVINAGSSSMKWSLFSKNDFSIVASGIAERVGIEGSFLKINFEGSEIKKEIKLNDHKAAAIETLKLWQKHKIVKKINEVELIGFRVVHGGEYFNDSIKIDSKVIELIGECSKFAPLHNPGALQAINAMLDILPNAKMSATFDTAFHTTIPSINSQYGINREFAQKWGIKKYGMHGISHKFITLKLQEILNKNSVNFVNLHIGNGASLCAVKDSKSFDTSMGFTPLAGIMMGTRSGDIDPAIHEYATEVAGMSLKEFTNLLNKNSGLLGVSGISSDMRDLVKRYKENDENAIFTLNLYAQKIVDYLANYINKVGKKIDALVFTAGIGENSSFIRELVIEKLDLPNLNIELDQNKNNISPSEIKDYLLISSNNSQIPVYVIRTNEELLIAQDAVKLYE
- the coaD gene encoding pantetheine-phosphate adenylyltransferase yields the protein MQSNYMNKAIFPGSFDPFHRGHLSILEKALKLFDFVYLVITLNPDKNQRSSFESKRKIVEQQIKHLKNVEILINQDKLTAELAKELNVNFLIRSARNDIDFNYEIELAVGNKAINNSLETILFFPDENNIKISSTLERHKNFYKNKGK
- the yihA gene encoding ribosome biogenesis GTP-binding protein YihA/YsxC, encoding MWKFLISSSNKANWLKHDNKEICFIGRSNVGKSSLINALANNKIAKTSNTPGRTQLINFFQNQNTNIIVDLPGYGYAKMSKSLSAKMFDMIEEYFSLRENLLTTFLLFDSRIGLTEKDYQMLEFLESINRNVILVATKIDKLNQSQIYKVKKEIEILNKYECFFVSSAKKKNINILNQKINELFLNGK